Proteins from a single region of Cytophagaceae bacterium:
- a CDS encoding polysaccharide deacetylase family protein has product MLTLVGILLIFSLKAQTYAEKLGYPKDAKVLILHVDDVGMSYDSNIGAIKSLDEGVANSLSLMMPCPWIPGFMKYLKAHPKTDAGLHLTLTSEWENYRWGPLAGKPTVPGLVDKEGAIWPSVEATAMHASADEVEKEIRAQLDRSRTMGWEPTHFDTHMGTVFARQDYLERYLKVGIENKIPVMFPGGHNTMIMETTKATGLTLDMTTAIGKKLWDAGLPVLDDLHNITYGWGCPEDKADCTEEELKMHKVRNYISSINQLKPGISMLIMHCTWPTEVFKHISSSGTVRKGDTLVMLDPEFKTYLKNQNIILTTWRELKERRDKIK; this is encoded by the coding sequence ATCCTTACCCTCGTCGGTATATTACTCATATTCAGCCTTAAAGCTCAAACTTATGCCGAGAAACTCGGTTATCCCAAAGATGCCAAAGTCTTAATTTTGCATGTTGATGACGTGGGTATGTCTTACGATTCCAATATCGGTGCCATCAAATCCCTCGATGAAGGAGTTGCCAACTCCCTGAGCCTCATGATGCCCTGTCCCTGGATTCCGGGTTTCATGAAATACCTCAAAGCCCATCCCAAAACCGATGCCGGACTGCACCTCACACTTACATCGGAGTGGGAAAACTACCGATGGGGGCCATTGGCTGGTAAACCCACCGTTCCTGGTCTTGTAGATAAAGAAGGGGCTATCTGGCCGAGTGTTGAAGCTACCGCCATGCACGCTTCAGCCGATGAAGTTGAAAAAGAAATCAGAGCCCAGCTTGATCGTTCCCGCACAATGGGTTGGGAGCCGACTCACTTCGACACCCACATGGGCACCGTTTTCGCCCGGCAGGATTATCTGGAAAGATACCTGAAAGTTGGGATCGAAAACAAAATACCTGTGATGTTTCCAGGCGGCCATAATACCATGATCATGGAGACCACCAAAGCCACCGGTCTTACACTTGATATGACCACTGCCATTGGCAAAAAACTATGGGATGCCGGCCTACCGGTACTAGACGACCTTCACAATATCACTTACGGCTGGGGTTGCCCTGAAGACAAGGCAGATTGTACAGAAGAAGAGCTGAAAATGCATAAAGTTAGAAATTATATTTCATCAATAAATCAATTAAAACCGGGCATTTCTATGCTCATCATGCACTGTACCTGGCCTACAGAGGTGTTTAAGCACATTTCAAGCTCAGGAACCGTCCGGAAAGGTGATACGCTGGTCATGCTTGATCCCGAATTCAAAACTTATCTGAAAAACCAGAACATAATACTGACCACCTGGCGAGAACTAAAAGAAAGAAGAGACAAGATTAAATAG
- a CDS encoding family 78 glycoside hydrolase catalytic domain, producing the protein MKKILALVLAFTLNGAFAQLNLSHLKTNNLTNPIGIEPSAPRFNWVLETSQKNTVQTSYEIEVKEAGKSTWRSGKINDAQSVFVKYAGPALKSDTRYSWTVKVTDNHGQNASASATFQSGIKASEIQAKWINSGLKKDTVNGIVPMFRKTFSAKKTIVQATVYVTSRGLYELNLNGKRVGDAQLAPGWTTYNKHLQVNAYDVTSQMQSGQNVIGAYLGSGWYRTRLAWENQKNVYGKETALLAQINIKYKDGSRQTIISDGSWKVTESQIIYSEIYDGETIDARKMQSEAFSIKFDNKNWQNAVEKDFKTDYLTLAINEPIKKHQELKPMKLIITPKGDKVLDFGQNMVGWISANITGTAGSKVTFRHFEMLDKYGNPYFENNRSAKAQANFILSGKSDFFEPKFTFFGFRYVKIEGIENINLNDFTGHVLYSDMNQTGTFECSNPLVNQLQKNIQWGQRGNFLDVPTDCPQRDERLGWTGDAEVFSRTAAYNYGVNQFFAKWLKDLAFDQGDNGAVPHVIPDVLRGDPKNQPQQAAGWGDAGMIIPYNMYVVYGDRKILEEQYPSMQASINYIRSVAKNDLWNTGFQFADWLSYRVDDSKGMIGQKSAVTDNYLVAQAFFAYCTDIMQKTATILGKSEDAKEYSHLLERVKKQFQNEFMTASGRLISETQTAYVLALAFDLIPENLREQAVQRLVDNIKSYDFHLTTGFLGTPFLNPVLSKFGQHETAYKLLLQDTYPSWLYPIKAHGATTIWERWDSMKPDSTFQDPGMTSFNHYAYGAVGDWMYRNVAGIDTKDATGSGYKEIIIKPIPGGGLTQAKGNLLTSYGIVSSEWKIEGKKFFMTVEIPVNSSAEITFPAKNIKENGQSVVLEKGKMKVGSGKYVFEGEM; encoded by the coding sequence ATGAAAAAAATACTTGCTCTCGTATTGGCTTTTACCCTTAATGGTGCATTTGCTCAATTAAACCTAAGCCACCTCAAAACCAATAACCTCACCAATCCCATTGGAATAGAGCCTTCAGCTCCCCGATTCAACTGGGTGCTGGAAACCTCTCAAAAAAATACAGTTCAGACTTCTTATGAAATCGAAGTAAAGGAAGCGGGAAAATCCACCTGGAGGTCAGGTAAAATCAATGATGCCCAATCGGTTTTTGTAAAATACGCCGGCCCGGCTCTGAAATCAGATACCCGATATAGTTGGACAGTAAAAGTAACCGACAATCACGGGCAAAATGCCTCGGCATCTGCTACATTTCAATCCGGCATCAAAGCAAGCGAAATACAGGCCAAGTGGATTAATTCCGGTCTTAAAAAAGATACCGTGAATGGTATCGTACCGATGTTTAGAAAAACATTTTCAGCTAAAAAAACCATAGTTCAGGCCACTGTATATGTAACTTCCCGAGGTTTATATGAGCTTAATCTCAACGGTAAGCGTGTGGGCGATGCTCAACTCGCTCCCGGCTGGACGACCTACAATAAACACCTACAGGTCAATGCCTATGATGTCACTTCACAGATGCAGTCAGGTCAAAACGTCATAGGAGCCTATCTGGGTAGCGGCTGGTATCGCACCCGCCTGGCTTGGGAAAATCAAAAGAATGTTTATGGAAAAGAAACCGCACTTTTGGCCCAAATCAACATCAAATACAAAGATGGCAGCAGACAAACTATCATTTCAGATGGCTCATGGAAAGTAACCGAAAGTCAGATCATCTATTCCGAAATCTATGATGGCGAAACCATCGATGCTCGTAAGATGCAATCTGAGGCCTTCAGTATTAAATTTGATAATAAAAACTGGCAAAATGCTGTAGAAAAGGATTTCAAAACCGACTATCTAACTTTGGCCATAAACGAGCCTATCAAAAAACATCAGGAATTGAAGCCTATGAAACTGATTATCACTCCAAAAGGTGACAAAGTGCTGGATTTCGGACAGAATATGGTAGGCTGGATTTCTGCAAATATTACAGGTACGGCAGGCAGCAAAGTGACTTTCAGGCATTTCGAAATGCTGGATAAATATGGAAATCCTTATTTCGAAAATAATCGCTCAGCAAAAGCTCAGGCCAATTTTATTCTGAGTGGGAAATCTGACTTTTTTGAGCCTAAATTTACCTTTTTCGGCTTCAGATATGTCAAAATCGAAGGCATCGAAAATATTAACCTTAATGACTTTACCGGGCATGTATTGTATTCCGATATGAATCAAACCGGGACATTTGAATGTTCCAATCCTCTCGTAAATCAGCTTCAAAAAAACATACAATGGGGCCAAAGGGGTAATTTCCTTGATGTACCTACTGATTGTCCGCAAAGAGATGAGCGATTAGGCTGGACCGGTGACGCAGAAGTTTTTAGCCGTACTGCTGCTTACAACTATGGCGTAAATCAGTTTTTTGCAAAATGGCTCAAAGACCTGGCTTTCGACCAGGGAGACAACGGTGCCGTGCCACATGTGATACCCGATGTACTCAGGGGAGACCCCAAAAACCAGCCGCAACAAGCCGCCGGTTGGGGCGATGCAGGCATGATTATCCCCTACAATATGTATGTAGTATATGGTGATCGTAAAATTCTTGAAGAGCAATACCCTAGTATGCAAGCGAGTATTAATTACATCAGGAGTGTTGCGAAAAATGACCTTTGGAACACAGGTTTTCAGTTTGCCGACTGGCTGAGTTATCGTGTGGATGATTCAAAAGGTATGATTGGGCAAAAATCTGCTGTGACGGATAATTACCTCGTTGCTCAGGCATTTTTCGCCTACTGCACTGATATAATGCAAAAAACTGCCACTATTTTAGGCAAATCAGAAGACGCCAAAGAATATTCTCATCTTTTGGAAAGAGTAAAAAAACAATTCCAAAATGAATTTATGACCGCTTCAGGCCGGTTGATTTCCGAAACCCAAACCGCCTACGTACTGGCTCTGGCTTTCGATTTGATTCCAGAAAATCTTCGTGAGCAGGCCGTACAGAGATTGGTTGATAATATTAAATCTTATGATTTTCACCTGACCACCGGTTTTCTGGGAACACCGTTTTTGAATCCGGTTTTATCAAAATTTGGGCAGCATGAAACCGCATACAAGTTGCTTTTGCAAGATACTTACCCCAGTTGGCTGTATCCTATCAAGGCCCATGGAGCCACTACGATATGGGAACGGTGGGATAGTATGAAGCCCGACAGCACTTTTCAGGACCCGGGAATGACCTCCTTTAACCATTATGCTTATGGTGCGGTGGGTGATTGGATGTACCGGAATGTAGCAGGTATCGACACAAAAGATGCCACTGGCTCGGGCTACAAAGAAATCATAATCAAGCCAATTCCCGGCGGAGGATTAACCCAGGCCAAAGGCAATCTTTTGACCAGTTATGGCATAGTATCTTCAGAGTGGAAAATCGAAGGTAAAAAATTCTTTATGACTGTAGAAATACCTGTTAATTCCTCAGCCGAAATCACATTCCCGGCCAAAAATATTAAAGAAAACGGTCAGTCTGTGGTTTTAGAAAAGGGAAAAATGAAAGTGGGTTCAGGGAAATATGTTTTTGAGGGGGAGATGTGA